One genomic window of Cydia strobilella chromosome 11, ilCydStro3.1, whole genome shotgun sequence includes the following:
- the LOC134745560 gene encoding uncharacterized protein LOC134745560 isoform X2, protein MDDFIAGGDDENQVAETASQVNEILRGANFTLRKWKSNSEVIIKRVSETHTHQNTHTTEFGDKTHKVLGLAWSSDSDELMYTIKENQISHPITKRKVLGVVSSIFDPLGLTGPVIVVAKIFIQKLFKAQLDWDTELTQDLIQEWNTFYRDLFLLNQLKISRCTVIPNYVTIQIHGFCDSSIKAYGAAIYIRSSDRVGNVQVHLLYSKSKISPIQPQTIPNLELCSSLLLATHVDKIKRALKCDVSGINLWSDSKITLCWIKNSNPKLTCFVSNRVTKVLSLTNKHEWSWVRSEDNPADLLSRGVAPGKLETNQLWWSGPAWLTQSPDTWPTHDSESLNHAPEAESDVNITLTLAISTESNDTIQYLFHRWSSDKTLIHVLAYILRFIYNTKNKTRTINPNNKLSGPLSVEELKKSDHALIRHAQMESFPHEYKLLQNNKPVLNKSKILSLHPFMKDGLVRVGGRIGLSHYAYEKKHPLILSHEHALTKLLMANAHIRTLHAGPQLLLSTIRERIWPTKGRMLASKIVNKCVPCFRANPKTTNPIMGNLPPSRVNPSPPFAITGIDYGGPYNIRDRTGRGYKVSKCYIAVFICFATKAIHLELITGLESANFLAALRRFIARRGKPKELVSDNSTTFHGASNELKDLQKYLQDSSSELVSHCADEGIKWSFIPVYTPHMGSLWESSIKLTKYHLKRVLGLSLLTYEQFVSILYQVESMVNSRPLCPLPSSNPDYPVLTPAHFLIGKAPNSLPDEDYNHVPKNRLTHYQLLQQITQDFWRRWSRDYIGTLQERTKWRSARGPSLAVDTVVLVRDERLPPCRWRLGKIVATQPGRDGVTRVAVIRTARGDIQRAFNNICPLPTSGEVI, encoded by the coding sequence ATGGACGATTTTATCGCCGGCGGCGACGACGAGAATCAGGTAGCTGAAACTGCATCACAGGTGAACGAGATCCTGCGGGGAGCCAACTTCACGCTGCGGAAATGGAAGTCCAATTCCGAAGTCATCATAAAACGGGTGagcgaaacacacacacaccaaaacacacacacaaccgaATTTGGAGATAAAACACATAAGGTCCTGGGTTTAGCGTGGTCTAGTGACTCAGATGAGCTTATGTATACCATTAAAgaaaaccaaatttcacacccaaTCACCAAAAGAAAGGTACTAGGGGTAGTTTCGTCCATTTTCGACCCCCTAGGCTTGACGGGACCAGTAATTGTagtagccaaaatatttattcaaaaattatttaaggctCAATTAGATTGGGATACCGAATTAACACAAGACTTGATCCAAGAATGGAACACATTCTATCgagacttgtttttattaaaccaaTTGAAAATTTCGAGATGTACAGTCATACCCAATTATGTAACGATACAAATTCATGGGTTCTGTGACAGTAGTATTAAAGCCTATGGCGCTGCCATCTATATACGATCAAGCGATAGAGTAGGAAACGTACAAGTTCACCTACTttactcaaaatcaaaaataagtccaatacaaccccaaactattccaaatttggaactttgttccagtttactgctcgcgacacatgtcgacaaaataaaacgagcattaaaatgtgacgtttccggAATCAACCTGTGGTCagattcaaaaataacattatgttggataaaaaatagtaaccctaaattaacttgttttgttaGTAACAGAGTCACAAAAGTATTATCACTTACAAACAAGCACGAGTGGTCATGGGTCCGCTCGGAGGATAACCCCGCCGACCTTTTGTCCCGAGGGGTAGCACCAGGCAAGCTGGAAACCAACCAGTTATGGTGGTCTGGGCCGGCGTGGTTGACCCAAAGTCCGGACACATGGCCGACCCACGATTCTGAGTCACTAAATCATGCACCCGAGGCCGAGAGCGACGTAAACATAACTCTCACCTTGGCTATTAGCACAGAATCTAACGACACGATACAATATCTTTTCCACAGGTGGTCAAGCGATAAAACACTTATtcatgtattagcatacatacttcgatttatatataatacaaaaaataaaactcgaacaattaatccaaataataaattatcaggaCCATTGTCCgtagaagaattaaaaaaatcggatcacgcattaattagacatgcacaaatggaatcattcccacacgaatataaattattgcaaaacaataaaccggttcttaacaaatcaaaaatattatctttacacCCATTCATGAAGGACGGACTCGTTCGCGTAGGCGGACGAATCGGTCTTTCGCATTatgcatatgaaaaaaaacatcctTTAATATTAAGTCACGAGCACGCGCTTACCAAACTACTGATGGCAAACGCACATATACGTACTCTGCACGCTGGCCCTCAGTTATTACTTTCAACTATTCGCGAGCGCATCTGGCCAACAAAAGGTAGGATGTTAGCctcgaaaattgtaaataaatgcgtTCCGTGTTTTAGAGCAAATCCAAAGACTACTAACCCTATAATGGGAAACTTACCCCCCTCAAGGGTAAATCCTTCCCCCCCCTTTGCTATCACGGGTATCGATTATGGAGGAccttataacattagagataggACAGGGCGTGGTTACAAGGTCTCTAAGTGCTATATAgcagtgtttatttgttttgcaacAAAGGCAATTCATCTCGAATTAATTACAGGGCTCGAGTCAGCCAATTTCCTGGCGGCGCTGCGACGATTCATCGCCAGGAGAGGTAAACCGAAGGAGTTGGTGAGTGACAATTCAACAACCTTTCATGGGGCTAGTAACGAGctaaaagatttacaaaaatacctacaggacAGCTCGAGCGAGCTAGTATCTCATTGCGCAGACGAGGGCATAAAATGGAGTTTTATTCCTGTCTATACACCTCATATGGGGTCCCTATgggaatctagtataaaacttaccaaatatcatttaaaaagagtGTTAGGGTTATCTTTGTTAACTTACGAACAATTTGTATCAATCCTATATCAGGTAGAATCTATGGTAAATTCTAGGCCACTATGTCCCTTACCTAGTTCAAATCCTGACTATCCTGTCCTTACGCCAGCTCACTTTTTAATTGGAAAAGCACCAAATTCACTTCCGGACGAAGATTATAACCATGTACCAAAGAACCGATTAACTCACTATCAACTTTTGCAACAAATCACGCAGGACTTCTGGCGGCGCTGGTCACGTGACTACATCGGAACGCTGCAGGAACGCACGAAGTGGAGGAGCGCGCGCGGCCCAAGCCTCGCAGTCGACACCGTCGTCCTGGTACGAGACGAGCGTCTGCCGCCCTGCCGGTGGAGGCTGGGCAAGATCGTCGCGACGCAGCCGGGCCGGGATGGCGTCACCAGGGTGGCCGTCATCCGAACCGCCAGAGGGGACATCCAACGCGCGTTCAATAACATTTGTCCATTACCTACTTCGGGTGAAGtcatataa
- the LOC134745560 gene encoding uncharacterized protein LOC134745560 isoform X5, producing MEVQFRSHHKTGLESANFLAALRRFIARRGKPKELVSDNSTTFHGASNELKDLQKYLQDSSSELVSHCADEGIKWSFIPVYTPHMGSLWESSIKLTKYHLKRVLGLSLLTYEQFVSILYQVESMVNSRPLCPLPSSNPDYPVLTPAHFLIGKAPNSLPDEDYNHVPKNRLTHYQLLQQITQDFWRRWSRDYIGTLQERTKWRSARGPSLAVDTVVLVRDERLPPCRWRLGKIVATQPGRDGVTRVAVIRTARGDIQRAFNNICPLPTSGEVI from the exons ATGGAAGTCCAATTCCGAAGTCATCATAAAACGG GGCTCGAGTCAGCCAATTTCCTGGCGGCGCTGCGACGATTCATCGCCAGGAGAGGTAAACCGAAGGAGTTGGTGAGTGACAATTCAACAACCTTTCATGGGGCTAGTAACGAGctaaaagatttacaaaaatacctacaggacAGCTCGAGCGAGCTAGTATCTCATTGCGCAGACGAGGGCATAAAATGGAGTTTTATTCCTGTCTATACACCTCATATGGGGTCCCTATgggaatctagtataaaacttaccaaatatcatttaaaaagagtGTTAGGGTTATCTTTGTTAACTTACGAACAATTTGTATCAATCCTATATCAGGTAGAATCTATGGTAAATTCTAGGCCACTATGTCCCTTACCTAGTTCAAATCCTGACTATCCTGTCCTTACGCCAGCTCACTTTTTAATTGGAAAAGCACCAAATTCACTTCCGGACGAAGATTATAACCATGTACCAAAGAACCGATTAACTCACTATCAACTTTTGCAACAAATCACGCAGGACTTCTGGCGGCGCTGGTCACGTGACTACATCGGAACGCTGCAGGAACGCACGAAGTGGAGGAGCGCGCGCGGCCCAAGCCTCGCAGTCGACACCGTCGTCCTGGTACGAGACGAGCGTCTGCCGCCCTGCCGGTGGAGGCTGGGCAAGATCGTCGCGACGCAGCCGGGCCGGGATGGCGTCACCAGGGTGGCCGTCATCCGAACCGCCAGAGGGGACATCCAACGCGCGTTCAATAACATTTGTCCATTACCTACTTCGGGTGAAGtcatataa
- the LOC134745560 gene encoding uncharacterized protein LOC134745560 isoform X8 produces MEVQFRSHHKTGLESANFLAALRRFIARRGKPKELDFWRRWSRDYIGTLQERTKWRSARGPSLAVDTVVLVRDERLPPCRWRLGKIVATQPGRDGVTRVAVIRTARGDIQRAFNNICPLPTSGEVI; encoded by the exons ATGGAAGTCCAATTCCGAAGTCATCATAAAACGG GGCTCGAGTCAGCCAATTTCCTGGCGGCGCTGCGACGATTCATCGCCAGGAGAGGTAAACCGAAGGAGTTG GACTTCTGGCGGCGCTGGTCACGTGACTACATCGGAACGCTGCAGGAACGCACGAAGTGGAGGAGCGCGCGCGGCCCAAGCCTCGCAGTCGACACCGTCGTCCTGGTACGAGACGAGCGTCTGCCGCCCTGCCGGTGGAGGCTGGGCAAGATCGTCGCGACGCAGCCGGGCCGGGATGGCGTCACCAGGGTGGCCGTCATCCGAACCGCCAGAGGGGACATCCAACGCGCGTTCAATAACATTTGTCCATTACCTACTTCGGGTGAAGtcatataa
- the LOC134745560 gene encoding uncharacterized protein LOC134745560 isoform X3 yields the protein MLETSKNTLEELEIRQLKNRRGVCKRKLTVFNKFIERIDSSALTAEIIVDISLRLEQLPKLYNDFSEIQDRIETLCSDEGDIEAHEAERMSFEDTFYRLSAKGKLLAKVDTDSTPNDHSPQAPPQQPLGLESANFLAALRRFIARRGKPKELVSDNSTTFHGASNELKDLQKYLQDSSSELVSHCADEGIKWSFIPVYTPHMGSLWESSIKLTKYHLKRVLGLSLLTYEQFVSILYQVESMVNSRPLCPLPSSNPDYPVLTPAHFLIGKAPNSLPDEDYNHVPKNRLTHYQLLQQITQDFWRRWSRDYIGTLQERTKWRSARGPSLAVDTVVLVRDERLPPCRWRLGKIVATQPGRDGVTRVAVIRTARGDIQRAFNNICPLPTSGEVI from the exons atgttagaaacttccaaaaacactctagaagagttagaaattaggcagttaaaaaatagacgaggtgtctgtaagcgaaaattaactgtatttaataaatttatagaaagaaTCGACTCAAGTGCATTGACGGCCGAAATAATTGTAGACATAAGCTTAAgactagaacaattaccaaagtTATACAATGATTTCTCTGAGATACAGGACCGGATCGAGACACTGTGCAGCGACGAAGGGGACATCGAAGCCCACGAGGCCGAGCGTATGTCATTTGAGGACACATTTTACCGACTTAGCGCTAAGGGCAAGCTGCTGGCGAAGGTAGATACCGATTCAACACCAAATGACCATAGTCCGCAAGCCCCGCCGCAGCAACCCCTCG GGCTCGAGTCAGCCAATTTCCTGGCGGCGCTGCGACGATTCATCGCCAGGAGAGGTAAACCGAAGGAGTTGGTGAGTGACAATTCAACAACCTTTCATGGGGCTAGTAACGAGctaaaagatttacaaaaatacctacaggacAGCTCGAGCGAGCTAGTATCTCATTGCGCAGACGAGGGCATAAAATGGAGTTTTATTCCTGTCTATACACCTCATATGGGGTCCCTATgggaatctagtataaaacttaccaaatatcatttaaaaagagtGTTAGGGTTATCTTTGTTAACTTACGAACAATTTGTATCAATCCTATATCAGGTAGAATCTATGGTAAATTCTAGGCCACTATGTCCCTTACCTAGTTCAAATCCTGACTATCCTGTCCTTACGCCAGCTCACTTTTTAATTGGAAAAGCACCAAATTCACTTCCGGACGAAGATTATAACCATGTACCAAAGAACCGATTAACTCACTATCAACTTTTGCAACAAATCACGCAGGACTTCTGGCGGCGCTGGTCACGTGACTACATCGGAACGCTGCAGGAACGCACGAAGTGGAGGAGCGCGCGCGGCCCAAGCCTCGCAGTCGACACCGTCGTCCTGGTACGAGACGAGCGTCTGCCGCCCTGCCGGTGGAGGCTGGGCAAGATCGTCGCGACGCAGCCGGGCCGGGATGGCGTCACCAGGGTGGCCGTCATCCGAACCGCCAGAGGGGACATCCAACGCGCGTTCAATAACATTTGTCCATTACCTACTTCGGGTGAAGtcatataa
- the LOC134745560 gene encoding uncharacterized protein LOC134745560 isoform X6 — MLETSKNTLEELEIRQLKNRRGVCKRKLTVFNKFIERIDSSALTAEIIVDISLRLEQLPKLYNDFSEIQDRIETLCSDEGDIEAHEAERMSFEDTFYRLSAKGKLLAKVDTDSTPNDHSPQAPPQQPLGLESANFLAALRRFIARRGKPKELDFWRRWSRDYIGTLQERTKWRSARGPSLAVDTVVLVRDERLPPCRWRLGKIVATQPGRDGVTRVAVIRTARGDIQRAFNNICPLPTSGEVI, encoded by the exons atgttagaaacttccaaaaacactctagaagagttagaaattaggcagttaaaaaatagacgaggtgtctgtaagcgaaaattaactgtatttaataaatttatagaaagaaTCGACTCAAGTGCATTGACGGCCGAAATAATTGTAGACATAAGCTTAAgactagaacaattaccaaagtTATACAATGATTTCTCTGAGATACAGGACCGGATCGAGACACTGTGCAGCGACGAAGGGGACATCGAAGCCCACGAGGCCGAGCGTATGTCATTTGAGGACACATTTTACCGACTTAGCGCTAAGGGCAAGCTGCTGGCGAAGGTAGATACCGATTCAACACCAAATGACCATAGTCCGCAAGCCCCGCCGCAGCAACCCCTCG GGCTCGAGTCAGCCAATTTCCTGGCGGCGCTGCGACGATTCATCGCCAGGAGAGGTAAACCGAAGGAGTTG GACTTCTGGCGGCGCTGGTCACGTGACTACATCGGAACGCTGCAGGAACGCACGAAGTGGAGGAGCGCGCGCGGCCCAAGCCTCGCAGTCGACACCGTCGTCCTGGTACGAGACGAGCGTCTGCCGCCCTGCCGGTGGAGGCTGGGCAAGATCGTCGCGACGCAGCCGGGCCGGGATGGCGTCACCAGGGTGGCCGTCATCCGAACCGCCAGAGGGGACATCCAACGCGCGTTCAATAACATTTGTCCATTACCTACTTCGGGTGAAGtcatataa
- the LOC134745560 gene encoding uncharacterized protein LOC134745560 isoform X7, which yields MLAWQMLCERYNNPKRLVTNHMRALFDVEPVPSTPSGLRGLESANFLAALRRFIARRGKPKELDFWRRWSRDYIGTLQERTKWRSARGPSLAVDTVVLVRDERLPPCRWRLGKIVATQPGRDGVTRVAVIRTARGDIQRAFNNICPLPTSGEVI from the exons ATGCTCGCGTGGCAGATGCTTTGTGAACGTTATAATAATCCTAAACGTTTAGTCACCAACCACATGCGAGCCTTGTTCGACGTGGAACCGGTACCGTCAACTCCTTCGGGTCTAAGAG GGCTCGAGTCAGCCAATTTCCTGGCGGCGCTGCGACGATTCATCGCCAGGAGAGGTAAACCGAAGGAGTTG GACTTCTGGCGGCGCTGGTCACGTGACTACATCGGAACGCTGCAGGAACGCACGAAGTGGAGGAGCGCGCGCGGCCCAAGCCTCGCAGTCGACACCGTCGTCCTGGTACGAGACGAGCGTCTGCCGCCCTGCCGGTGGAGGCTGGGCAAGATCGTCGCGACGCAGCCGGGCCGGGATGGCGTCACCAGGGTGGCCGTCATCCGAACCGCCAGAGGGGACATCCAACGCGCGTTCAATAACATTTGTCCATTACCTACTTCGGGTGAAGtcatataa
- the LOC134745560 gene encoding uncharacterized protein LOC134745560 isoform X1, translated as MVTTSEPIKVTSKQFKCNQCPYCSSTHYINQCPKFSALNVIARIRAVNKLRLCFNCLSGTHVLTNCRASTCRVCKGKHHTLLHKPNTNTHVGSNPVPTRLPISTLIDEQPSSSQIETTLSNNTLIEKQINNARNRSVFLTTAQVLVRDKHNNVHKMKAFLDNGSQENFITENAAKKLQLNKEQLALNVIGFNEKVSSLLESCDVTLHSLDGTFTTNLSCFITPIICTTNILIPNVQRWHIPSRYKLADDEFNLAQDVDLLIGGEIFFDLLLTGKYKLGPGLPVLRRSRLGWIVTGSVQKKTESAIQCKVTVETQLKKFWEIEEGSAPNLPYDEKQCEDIFLKTHTHNSEGNFEIELPLKQPPTKLGQSRHIAYRRFKTLESKFERNPEFKDKYVNFMREFEQAGHMIQLQDNYDGPCNFLPHQAVFRDSPSTPIRIVFDCSCRTDNGISLNDIQYKGSIIQDELINILLRFRKYQYVINADIQKMYRCIYVKPNQQYLQCIFWRENTHQRLQIYMLTTLSFGLKSAPHIATRCLLQLSNENQHTFPAAAEAIANQFYMDDFIAGGDDENQVAETASQVNEILRGANFTLRKWKSNSEVIIKRVSETHTHQNTHTTEFGDKTHKVLGLAWSSDSDELMYTIKENQISHPITKRKVLGVVSSIFDPLGLTGPVIVVAKIFIQKLFKAQLDWDTELTQDLIQEWNTFYRDLFLLNQLKISRCTVIPNYVTIQIHGFCDSSIKAYGAAIYIRSSDRVGNVQVHLLYSKSKISPIQPQTIPNLELCSSLLLATHVDKIKRALKCDVSGINLWSDSKITLCWIKNSNPKLTCFVSNRVTKVLSLTNKHEWSWVRSEDNPADLLSRGVAPGKLETNQLWWSGPAWLTQSPDTWPTHDSESLNHAPEAESDVNITLTLAISTESNDTIQYLFHRWSSDKTLIHVLAYILRFIYNTKNKTRTINPNNKLSGPLSVEELKKSDHALIRHAQMESFPHEYKLLQNNKPVLNKSKILSLHPFMKDGLVRVGGRIGLSHYAYEKKHPLILSHEHALTKLLMANAHIRTLHAGPQLLLSTIRERIWPTKGRMLASKIVNKCVPCFRANPKTTNPIMGNLPPSRVNPSPPFAITGIDYGGPYNIRDRTGRGYKVSKCYIAVFICFATKAIHLELITGLESANFLAALRRFIARRGKPKELDFWRRWSRDYIGTLQERTKWRSARGPSLAVDTVVLVRDERLPPCRWRLGKIVATQPGRDGVTRVAVIRTARGDIQRAFNNICPLPTSGEVI; from the exons ATGGTAACCACGTCCGAACCTATCAAGGTAACCTCCAAACAGTTTAAATGTAACCAGTGTCCGTATTGTTCGAGTACGCATTATATTAATCAGTGTCCAAAGTTTAGTGCATTAAACGTTATCGCGCGCATCCGAGCCGTGAATAAATTACGATTATGCTTTAATTGTTTGTCCGGAACGCATGTCTTAACAAACTGCAGGGCCAGTACATGTCGAGTATGTAAGGGCAAGCATCATACGTTACTACACAAACCAAATACCAACACTCATGTAGGTAGTAACCCCGTACCAACGCGATTACCAATATCAACGTTAATCGACGAACAACCGAGTTCTAGTCAAATCGAGACTACCTTGTCGAATAACACTTTaatcgaaaaacaaataaacaatgcgCGAAATAGGTCAGTTTTCCTTACAACAGCCCAAGTGCTCGTTAGGGATAAGCATAACAATGTGCATAAAATGAAGGCATTTTTAGACAATGGCTCgcaagaaaatttcattaccgaaaacgcggccaaaaagttacaattaaaCAAGGAACAACTTGCCTTAAATGTCATAGGTTTCAATGAAAAAGTGTCTAGCCTTTTAGAATCGTGTGACGTAACATTGCATTCCTTAGACGGAACCTTTACAACGAATTTGTCCTGTTTTATTACGCCTATAATTTGtactaccaacattttaataccaAACGTGCAACGTTGGCACATTCCGTCGCGTTATAAATTAGCTGATGACGAGTTTAACTTAGCTCAAGATGTAGATTTGCTTATCGGTGGGGAGATATTCTTTGATTTACTTCTTACCGGTAAATACAAGCTCGGGCCCGGATTACCGGTTCTGAGACGCTCGCGATTAGGATGGATAGtcacgggttccgtacaaaaaaaaaccgagtctgccattcaatgtaaagttacagtagaaactcaattaaaaaagttttgggaAATAGAGGAGGGTTCCGCACCAAATTTACCCTATGATGAAAAACAATGTGAGGATATATTTCTGAAAACTCACACTCACAACTCTGAGGGTAATTTCGAAATAGAACTTCCATTAAAGCAGCCACCTACCAAGTTAGGTCAATCTAGGCACATAGCATATCGGAGGTTCAAAACATTAGAATCCAAGTTCGAGCGGAACCCcgaatttaaagataaatatgtgAATTTCATGCGCGAGTTCGAACAAGCTGGCCATATGATTCAATTACAAGATAATTATGATGGCCCATGTAATTTTCTACCCCACCAAGCTGTTTTTCGCGACTCCCCCTCAACCCCTATTCGAATTGTTTTCGACTGCTCATGCAGAACTGATAACGGCATTTCTTTGAATGATATCCAATACAAAGGCTCAATAATACAGGACGAACTCATAAATATACTTCTACGATTCCGAAAATACCAATATGTTATTAACGCtgacatacaaaaaatgtacagatgtatttatgttaaaccAAATCAACAATACCTACAATGCATATTTTGGCGGGAAAATACTCACCAACGACTCCAAATTTATATGCTGACCACATTAAGTTTCGGCTTAAAGTCAGCACCACATATTGCAACCAGatgtttgttacaattgtcaaACGAAAACCAACACACATTTCCAGCAGCTGCAGAGGCCATAGCGAACCAGTTCTACATGGACGATTTTATCGCCGGCGGCGACGACGAGAATCAGGTAGCTGAAACTGCATCACAGGTGAACGAGATCCTGCGGGGAGCCAACTTCACGCTGCGGAAATGGAAGTCCAATTCCGAAGTCATCATAAAACGGGTGagcgaaacacacacacaccaaaacacacacacaaccgaATTTGGAGATAAAACACATAAGGTCCTGGGTTTAGCGTGGTCTAGTGACTCAGATGAGCTTATGTATACCATTAAAgaaaaccaaatttcacacccaaTCACCAAAAGAAAGGTACTAGGGGTAGTTTCGTCCATTTTCGACCCCCTAGGCTTGACGGGACCAGTAATTGTagtagccaaaatatttattcaaaaattatttaaggctCAATTAGATTGGGATACCGAATTAACACAAGACTTGATCCAAGAATGGAACACATTCTATCgagacttgtttttattaaaccaaTTGAAAATTTCGAGATGTACAGTCATACCCAATTATGTAACGATACAAATTCATGGGTTCTGTGACAGTAGTATTAAAGCCTATGGCGCTGCCATCTATATACGATCAAGCGATAGAGTAGGAAACGTACAAGTTCACCTACTttactcaaaatcaaaaataagtccaatacaaccccaaactattccaaatttggaactttgttccagtttactgctcgcgacacatgtcgacaaaataaaacgagcattaaaatgtgacgtttccggAATCAACCTGTGGTCagattcaaaaataacattatgttggataaaaaatagtaaccctaaattaacttgttttgttaGTAACAGAGTCACAAAAGTATTATCACTTACAAACAAGCACGAGTGGTCATGGGTCCGCTCGGAGGATAACCCCGCCGACCTTTTGTCCCGAGGGGTAGCACCAGGCAAGCTGGAAACCAACCAGTTATGGTGGTCTGGGCCGGCGTGGTTGACCCAAAGTCCGGACACATGGCCGACCCACGATTCTGAGTCACTAAATCATGCACCCGAGGCCGAGAGCGACGTAAACATAACTCTCACCTTGGCTATTAGCACAGAATCTAACGACACGATACAATATCTTTTCCACAGGTGGTCAAGCGATAAAACACTTATtcatgtattagcatacatacttcgatttatatataatacaaaaaataaaactcgaacaattaatccaaataataaattatcaggaCCATTGTCCgtagaagaattaaaaaaatcggatcacgcattaattagacatgcacaaatggaatcattcccacacgaatataaattattgcaaaacaataaaccggttcttaacaaatcaaaaatattatctttacacCCATTCATGAAGGACGGACTCGTTCGCGTAGGCGGACGAATCGGTCTTTCGCATTatgcatatgaaaaaaaacatcctTTAATATTAAGTCACGAGCACGCGCTTACCAAACTACTGATGGCAAACGCACATATACGTACTCTGCACGCTGGCCCTCAGTTATTACTTTCAACTATTCGCGAGCGCATCTGGCCAACAAAAGGTAGGATGTTAGCctcgaaaattgtaaataaatgcgtTCCGTGTTTTAGAGCAAATCCAAAGACTACTAACCCTATAATGGGAAACTTACCCCCCTCAAGGGTAAATCCTTCCCCCCCCTTTGCTATCACGGGTATCGATTATGGAGGAccttataacattagagataggACAGGGCGTGGTTACAAGGTCTCTAAGTGCTATATAgcagtgtttatttgttttgcaacAAAGGCAATTCATCTCGAATTAATTACAGGGCTCGAGTCAGCCAATTTCCTGGCGGCGCTGCGACGATTCATCGCCAGGAGAGGTAAACCGAAGGAGTTG GACTTCTGGCGGCGCTGGTCACGTGACTACATCGGAACGCTGCAGGAACGCACGAAGTGGAGGAGCGCGCGCGGCCCAAGCCTCGCAGTCGACACCGTCGTCCTGGTACGAGACGAGCGTCTGCCGCCCTGCCGGTGGAGGCTGGGCAAGATCGTCGCGACGCAGCCGGGCCGGGATGGCGTCACCAGGGTGGCCGTCATCCGAACCGCCAGAGGGGACATCCAACGCGCGTTCAATAACATTTGTCCATTACCTACTTCGGGTGAAGtcatataa